A segment of the Pseudoalteromonas piscicida genome:
TTGCTTTCGATCATCGCAAGTACTGGGGTTTGTTTTAACTCCTCAGCCAGTTTGCGTGCTTTGGCATACAATGTTCTCGCTTTTTGATAGTCATCTTGGTTGCGGGCAACTAATGCCATACTGTTAGTCAGCGTAAGCCGCTGGCGGTCATTTTCTGCATATTTGTAGGCACACTTGAGGCTAGTATCTGCATCATCAAGGTACTCCTGTCGGCGTAACCAAATCCCAAGTGCGCTCAAAATGGTAGGGAGGTTTGCTTTAAAAAACATGTCATCTGGATACAAAAAGGCCGCGTTTATTGAGGTATAGAGCCTATCTACTTTATTTGTTGGTACAGAGGCTCGAGCGCTCAGCAAATGCCACTGAATAAATAAAGGTACAGGTACATCTTGCAATTGATCTAAACCGTCGAGAATAATCAGTGATTGTGCAGGGTTAACTGTTAAATAGTCGCTGGCCTCGTCTAGCTTACTTTCAAAATATGAAAAGTCTTTCGCCAACGCGTGTTGGCAAAAATAAAATGTACAAGTTACAAAGAGTAAAAACCGAACCAAGCAAACCCCAACCACATTTTGGCGCATCTATTGACTGTAGTCGGCAGTAACAAATAGTTCCAAATCAATTACGATAAACAGCATTATACAAAGATAAGCAACAATGTAGAGGTCGCCTCTTTAGTTATGAATAGGGAGCGGGAACTTGATGAAAAGAAAACAAATTGCTGAGTTCGCTTTGGTGCAAGTCAATTAGCCGATTGATGTTTTCAAGATCTTCAGTAGTTAAACTGACTTTGCTAAGCATATAGCTAACAGGTGTTTTATTCGCGTCGATACCTGAATAGATAACATCGGTATACTCTTTGGTTTGAATAAAGTGTTCGCCCGCGAGCTTATCTTCAACAACATAGTCAACTCGCTGTTTACTCAACATTTTAAAGCGACGAGCGGCATTGGGCAGGTGAACCAGCTGATCGTTATAAAGGTCTTGGATCAGTTTTTCAAAGGCCATACCGTAGTAGCTGCCAGCATTCAGTGCAAATGTGTTTCCTGCAAGGATCAACGACTCGACTTCGCCGCCAATTTTTGGTTTGTCTTTATGTTGGAATAATGCCATGACTTCTTGGCGGTAAGGTGTAGTAAAGTACGCAAACTTAGCTCTCGTTGCGGTTTTGGTCGCGGCCACCACTAAATCTACTTTGCCTGTTTTTAGCTCCGTTAGCATTCTTGATGAGGTGGGATAAAATACATATTTCAAGCAATAAGATGAATCGTTAAACAAGGTATTTAGCGCATTAATTTCTATACCAGAGACATTACCTCCGCTGCGAGAAATATAGGGAGGCCACTGCGTTTCGTTCATTCCTACACGCAAAGTTTTATCGCATTTGGCCGACGCTTCGAACGCTAAAAACGCGATGAATAAACAGAGTAAAAACGATCTAGCGTATTTCATGGTGATCGATCCTTGCAGATGAGTAGAGGTGATTATTTTATCAGTAAATCAAAAAAGGTACACGAGCTTTGTTAAACGATTAAGTTTGTAACCGCTAACCGCTAACCGCTAACCGCTAACCGCTAACCGCTAACCGCAGAGTGTTCTCATATCTGTAAAAATTACTGCATATTTCGGCTATGTGCGAGTACGGTCGCGATGGTATTGATAAGCTCAAGCTGCTCTATGGGTTTGGCAACATAACCATCAAATCCGACGCGCTCATACAAGGCTTTGTCTTCCGGAAAAGCATTTGCAGTTAATGCGATGATGGGGATATTAGGATCTTTACTCTTAAGACGTTTGCAAGCCTCAACGCCATCCATCTCTGGCATTTGGATGTCCATAAGTATTAAGTCGGGTTTGTTTAGCTCAAATTGTTCAATAGACTCTTTGCCATTATTCGCAATCGCAATATCACCATTGGCTTTACTGATCATAGAGCGCACTACTAGCTGATTTACTGGGTTATCCTCAGCCAGCAATATGGATGTGCCGCTCAAGTCAGCTGCGGTCAGCTGGTCGGTTGTTGGTTGCTCTGAGGTTATCTCAGACTTTTGCATAGGCAACTCGATGCTAAATAGACTGCCTTTTCCAACGGTACTCTCTACTTTAATCGTACCGCCCATCAGGTCAATTAGCGAGCGAGTGATAGAAAGACCAAGTCCCGTACCACCAAATTTTCTAGTGGTGGACTTATCTGCCTGCTCAAATCGTGAAAAGAGTTTGTTGATTGTGGCTTCTGTCATCCCAATGCCAGTGTCGGCTACGGTAATAAGCATACCTGAATCATTTTGAAGCGGTTTTATATGGGTAATAATACTGCCAGTTTCAGTAAACTTAATGGAGTTTGACAAGAGGTTAAGCAACACTTGCCTGACTCTGACCTCATCTCCAAGCCAAAACTTATGCTCAAGTTCAACGTGGATCTTAAGCTTTAACCCTTTATTTTTTGCCAACACTAAGAAGTCTGAGCGTAGATGTTCAACCAACACCTCAATATTAAATGGCCGTTCTTCAAGCTCAATTCTGCCGGCTTCGATTTTAGAGAAATCCAAAATATCGTTGATGATGGTGTTAAGTGCCTTAACTGAGTAGGTGGCTTTCTCAAGCAGGTTAGTGGCGGTGCTGTTGAGTGGTTCCGACTTTAAGAGTTGTAATGTACCGTATAAGCCGTTCATGGGGGTTCGTATTTCATGACTCATATTCGCCAAAAAGACGGCTTTTGCCTTAGCTGCTTGCTCAGCTGCTTCTTTGGCGTGCGAGAGTTCTCGCTCGTGCTTGAGCTGCTCTGTGAGATCTAATGCAATACCCAAAAATCCATCAATGTTGCCGCGTTCGTCGGTCAATGTCGTTACGTTCAGCTTAATTTGCACGTATTGATTTTGCTTAGTAACGTAAGTCCATCGGCTAGTATCTACCACACCTTGTTTGGCTTTGGCGACAAAGACTTCAAATCCAGGTTCAATGACTCTGCCAAGCTCTTCCGTTAACGTTTTTGCTCTTGCTACGACCTCTTCCTCAAGATGGAAAATGGCAGGGGATGATTTACCAATGAGTTCATCTTTTTTGTACCCCAATAGACGTTCAGCTGCAGGGTTAAACTGGGTAATGATACCGTCTGGATCGGTGGCAACAATGGCATAACCCGAACCTTCAACAATACTGGTATGAAGTTGGCTGTATTTTACGATTTCTTTAGTTCGTGCTTTGACTTCCTGTTCTAATGAAGAGTTTAGTTTAGCAAGGGACTGTGCTCTTTCTTCTTCGGCTGCTAACTTTTCCTTTTCAGCTAAACGCTGACGGGTAAAACTTAAAAGCAAAATATAAGTGATGATTGCCAATAGCGCAGAGACCAGCAACGCGACCTGTAAAATGGTATTAGGAGAGACGAGATTGAGTGAACGGATAAACTGCGGAGTTGGCCAAATTTTTACTTCCCAAGTACGACCGAACAAGTTGACCTGTTTAGCCACTGAGTTATCCAACTCCTTAACATCTTCTTTTAGCGCCTGATAAAATGGTGTGTTTTCATCGTTATTGGTTACATCGGAAATTTGAATCGAAACATCTTGTCGAAAAGACAGCAAGGTCGATAGGATCTCATCGATAAGTAACGGGGAATAAGTCCAACCAACTAAGTTTTCTAAGCGACTTTCTTCATTTGCTGCCATACCAATAGAGGTATAAATTGGGGCGAGGATCAAAAAGCCATATTTAATTTTATTGTCGGCTTGCACTAAGGTAATTGGAGCGGTAAGCCTCGGCTCATTGGCAGTAGCTGCTTCTATTGCTGCTGTTCTGCGACTAGCTTCGGAGCCTATATCCAAGCCCACCGCTTTATCATTGTTTACTTCGGGCTCGATATACTGAATAACAAATTTGCTGGTGTTATGTGGGTTTAGCGTTTTTATGGAGAACGTTCTGTCAGTACGCTCAGCTTGTGCTTGTCGCACAAAGTTACTCACGTTATCGATGGGGACATACTTAATAATTCCAACGCCTCGTGCGCCTGGATACTCTGCTTGGAAATCAAACGAGTCGATGTATCGCTGCATTGCCTGATAGTCAAAGCTATGTTGTTGGTTCGCATAAATTGCAGTGCGAAGCCCCAAAATGCCGTACCAGTACAATGTAACACGTTCGTTCACTCCCTCAGTCACATGATCAAGGCGCAAAGCAAGTGCCGAGGCGACTTTTTCAGTGTGATGCTCCTTTTCTTGCTCATATAACACCAGTCCGTAAAGCATACTACCAACTAACACAAGTAGTGCAGCAACAAGTGGCAAAAATCGGCTTTGGCGAACTGTGTGAGCATTCGCTAACGACACGCTATATTCCTTACGCTTTAAATCTAACCAATATGTTAGTCCAGATAGCATTGAATTGATAGTGATTACGGTGAAGTGACAATGCTGAATTTATATCTAAATTAGCTCATTAAAGACATATTATGAATTGCTATTTGGATAAATTGTAGATTAAGGCTGGCTAATTCCCGTAACCTTAAAAGCTAAAATAAATATGCGGAGTTTGGGCTTTATATAAATGTGGTCACGATGTGGACACTTTTTAGGATATTTGCCCCGGAAACAAAAAAGCCAGTCAAAGCATGCTGCTCTAACTGGCTGTTTTAAAACGCTAAAATTTGGTGGAGCTGGGGGGATTTGAACCCCCGTCCGGAAAGCGTCGACCTTCGGTCCTACATGTTTAGTATCGTCTTTTGGTTAACCTTTAAATCTCGGACGAACACGATAAGTAAAGGCGAGGCCGCTTAGTTTTAGCCCTTCAACCCCGGCCAGGGTTTCCGTAGCGATCTTGTGTAGGGTGACACTCCAGAACCAGATCCACAAGAATATCATGGAGGAGTGCTAGCGGGCTATTATGCCGCTAGAGCGTAGTTATCGTCGTTTGCGATTACTTTAAATACGGCTTTTTTACGAGGCCAGCCGCACCTCGACATGCACCTTAGGCTTCTTGAATCCCGTCGAATCCTAATCAGCCCCTGAATAAATTCAGTACTGTTAGTGTCTATACATCTAACTATGTCTCGCATTATACATAGGATTAATGTCATTACAATGGCTTATCATGCCATTTGCTGATGATTTAACGAAGCAGAGGCGTGTTTGACTAATTACTCACCGATTGTTGAACAAGACCGTCAGTGTTGAATATATGCGACTAAGCACTTGCAAAGAATCGTCCTTTGCCACCATATTGATAGTTCTCTAAAGTATTGAGCAGCTTTTCAGAAAATTGAATTTCTGTTTCTGAACGGCCACTCCGGCGGGCCTCTCTTAAGCTGGCTTTTTGCATGGCGATAACGTCGATTTTTTCATTCTCGGCTTGTGAAATGTCGGCAGGAGAGGGGAGTCCACTCCTCTGACTTAGACCTTGCTCAACAGCAAAATAATGTAAAGAAAGCGAAGCATGCTGCCCTAAATCCAATATTCCTTCGTCATACAGCGCTTTGGATGCTTGAGAAAGCTCTTTCTTGGTGATGTGGGTAAAGTCGAATTGCGCTTCTTTGGTACGGCTATCTGTTGCCTCTGATGCTGGCAAAACGCTTCCCTTCGCTTCATTTTCGATTGATTGCGCGCGTCGCACCTGAGCCTGATTATATAGCATTGCTTGGTGTTGAACTTTCATTTAGCAAATCCTTCTGAAATATGTATAACAACTTCAGCAAGGTTTATGTCCAAAAGAGGCTGAACAAACCTAAGATATTGGTTTGGTTTAATATTATGAGTTTAAATCTATGTACGTAGAGGAAGCTGTTGGGCACATAGCCCGTAGCAGCGACTTTACGTCGCGATTTATTTTATAATTTAATGCCACAATGTTGCTGATGATGCTCTTATCGCGGGATAAACCCGCTGCTACGGGGCTGGCGTGGTTATGACTTTACCTTGCGACTCTCTTAAATCAGATATCTGCTACGAATTGGACGGCCGAAGCGGTTAGCGCTTCATGGACGAATCAAGGTGCACGGCATAAAATTGGAGAGCGGTTACTCGATTACAAAAACAACTTAAAAAATTGCTCAATCATACAGACAAGGCACATTTCTTTGTATTTTATGTGTTTGTAGGGGCGATAAACGCAGCGCCAACAAACGCTGGATATGTTGCCTTTTGTGTTTACGCTCCGCGCAACCAGTTGCGTAGTCTATCTTTGAGTTGGCCAAGGTCGTCTTCGCAGATCAGGCCAATTTCTAGCGCTTTGGCGCGTAGTCTTTCTGAAGTTCTAATACCTTGATAGCTCACTAGTAGACCCCTTGCTTGTACGCCGCCAAATAGCTCGCTGAGTGAGTCGAGTTTATAAATCACTTGATTACCTTCCCCTTTACTGAACTTTTTGGTTTTGCATTCAATGAGGTGAAGCTTATTGTTGGCGAGCGCTACAATATCTAGCTCGTTATTGACATAGCCTTGTCCCACGCGACGTTTAATCGCAACGCCTTGAGCGACATCTTGTAAAATGGTGAGTTCTTTTTTTAGGCTGAGGAGGGTGGCGTACACATATTCTTCTAGCCAGCCACCGTTGGCAAAAAAGCGAGCGCCTTCATTAGCAAACTTTAATTTGTCGTCTTGCCTTATAGCGATGTTAGCATCTTCTAAATCGTCAATGAGTGTTTGCAAACTTGGGCTATTCATTTGGCTGCGACTCAAAGGCTCACTAATAAGTGCATTATCTTCGCTGCTGGCAGCGAGGTAATTGAGCTGGGCGAGGGCATGGCTATAATCCGTTTGACTGGTTGCCCATTTGGCGCCGAGCTGGCGATAGCGAATATCAACCACCCCCTCATTGGCAATTTCGGTGATATCGCCGTCGATGAGGTTAAAAAAGTCGCTTATCTTTAATTTATCGGCAAGAATGGTGTTGGCTCGCTCTGTTGGTACAAGCCAGTGAAGTTCGTCGCGTTCGGGTTCAATGATAAAACATTCTATTGGATAAGCGCGGATCACCTCATACATCGCAAGTAAGTGTTGGCGGTCGCCGCAACTGGCATTAAACACAAATTGAGTATCTGGTTGTTCACTAATTAGGGTATCAATGAGCTGGTGGAAGCTGTCGATTAAGGTGTCACTATCTCGGCTGGTGGGAATAAAGGCGTGATGTACTTTTACCCCTCTTGGCCCCAACACTCTTTTAATATCTTCAAGGTTTTGTTGTTGTTGAGATTCTATTAAATAGAGTATTTCATCCGAGTCGATATTGTGGTCGAGTACAGGCGTAAGCGTGTTAATAAAGTTAGTGTCGATAAAACTAAGGTGTACGTGCTTTGTCATGACTGTCCCTAAAAGTTATGTCCTTCATGAAAGATGAAATTACCCTATAAAGCGGCAAGTGTAAAACAGAGTAATACTTAGTTATGAATTTGCCGCCATTTGGCGTGAAATCCCAAAGTTTATCTAAAGTTTTGCACTGTAAAGCCGATAAATCCAAGGAAAATAATAAGTTGTCTTTTAAATGCACAGATTGATTTACATTCATTTATAATTTATAGCAGTTCAGGTGATGTTAAGCTTAACAATTTGGCGAAGTTATGCTCAAATGAGTTCGCTGCATTAAAAATAACAACATAACAATAAGATCGTGCATACTTTTCAGGGTTGATGAATGTCATTATTTCGTTTTGATGAGGATGAGGGCTATGTCTACTTACTCTCTCATCCTGTGGAATCCGGATTTCCGGCGAGCTCGTCTCAGCTAGTTGAGATGATAGAGGGGTCGCCATATGCGGATTTTGAAATCATTCATGCCAATATCGGCCAATTATTTACCGCAAGTGAGGCGCCCGAGCAGGACTCGCTGATTGTGGCTCGTGCCATCGATGCGTCTATTTCTGTGCGTATTGAAGAAGGCAACATGCTTGCTGAAGCGAGAGTGATCACAGCCCGTGGTGGTAAGCTGGTTTGTATGAACAAGGCCAAACAAGCGTTAAAACAAGCGGGTATTAAAAAAGGCGTCAGTGGCAAAGCCCTCGATAACCTTCTCGGTCAGCAGTTAGAACTCCCTCCTGGACACACTTACAATGGTATTGTTGCGCATGGTCAACGAGCCAAAGATGGCAACGACGCACGGTTTGTGCGCCTGTGTATGACAGCGCAGGACAGAGTACTCAGCCCGCAAGAATCGAGCGGCGGTAAGGTCGATATGCGCAATTTAGGTGCTATCATCACCGTAAAGCCGGGCAGTCCATTAATGAAAAAAGTTCCGCCAACTGAAGGCGAGCCGGGTTATACCGTGTTTGGTGATGTGATTGATCCAAAACCAGGCAAAGATGCACCACTTGAGGTGTCAGAAGGCACCAAGCTCGACCCCAACGATAAAAACCTGCTTATTGCCGATTCAAAGGGGGTGCCTGTAGCCATTCCTCGAGGCATGCGCGTTGACGATGTGCTGTGCTATGAAAACATTGATGTGACGACAGGGCATGTCGAGTTTGATGGCAGCGTGATTGTGAGCGGTGATATTAAAGATGGAATGCGTGTTAAGGCTTCGGGCGATATTACTGTTATTGGTTTTGTGGAGTCGGCTATTCTTGAAAGTGGTAGCGCTGTTACGATAATGCTTGGCACAATTGGCCGTAAGCGCACTGAAGGTGAACCTTTTTCATGTTCAATTAAAGCAAAGCGCAGTGTTTCGTTAGGTTATGCGCAGTACTGTCGAATTGAAAGTGAACAAGATATTCTCATTGAACGTCAAGCTTTGCATTGTGACTTGGCTTCCAAGCGTTTAATCAAAGTAGGTAAAGGTGAAACCCCCAGAGGCAAACTGATTGGCGGAAATGTATTGGATGCCATGCGTATAGAAACGGGTGAACTTGGGGCACCTTCAGGCACAAGAACACGTATTTCACTAGCCCAAGACTGGGATAGTTTGCACGATAAGCACCGAGAATTAGTGGAGCTGGAAAAGGTGCTGGCGTCCAAAGTCATCGATATTAAACAAGCTATGAATAAAGCACAGGCGTCGCCGCAATCGCAAAAACGAGATGCATATCTTGCCAAGTTGCGGCACAGCGAAGCGCAGATAAACAAGCATTATCGCCGTAATCAGCGTAACATCGGTTTAATACAGCAAAAAATACATCGATTAGCACGCTTGAGTCGAATCACAGTCAATGAGCTAATGCACCCCGGAACTGAAGTAAAAATAGCGAAAGACACTAAGCTGTTTTCGCGAATTTACCCGCCTAATTTCGTTAAATTGCATGAAGGTAAGATCATGCAACAGTTTACGACTGCCAAAACCGCAGAAATAGCGTAAAAACGAGCACTTATAAAAATGCCAGCTGGATTTGCTGGCATTTTTATTATTCGGTGTCGGTTGTTGACTCAGGTTCTGACTCGGCTTCAGGCTCTGGTAATGGCCAGCCACCTAATGCTTGCCACTTGTTGACTATGTAGCAAAAGAGCTCTGCGGTGCGTTCTGTATCGTAAAGTGCGCTGTGTGCTTGACTGTTATCGAACTCGATACCCGCTGCACGACATGCCTTTGCAAGCACCGTTTGGCCTAGAGCAAGCCCGGCAAGTGATGTGGTATCAAAACTGACAAACGGGTGAAAAGGCGTGCGCTTTATCTTGTTACGCTCAATCGCTGCATTTAAAAAGCCGTGATCAAAAGCGGCATTATGGGCGACGACAACGGAGCGCTGACAGCCTGCGGCTTTTTGGGCTTTACGCACGGCTTTGCAAATTTCTTTCAGCACTTCATCTTCTGCAACCGCGCCTCTGAGTGGTGAAAATGGATCAATGCCATTAAAGTCAATCGCAGCTTGCTCAATATTTGCGCCTTCAAAAGGCGCAACATGAAAGTGTACTGTCTGATCTAAGCTTAATACCCCGTCATCGTCCATTTTTAACATACTGACGGCAATTTCTAGTAGGGCGTCAGTATCTTTATTAAAGCCAGCGGTTTCCACGTCGATAACTACAGGAAAGAAGCCGCGAAAGCGTTTTGAAAATAGCGTTTGCTCGGTATCAGACATAATCTTCTTGGTTTGTGAAATTTAGCGGCCTATTATACTGATACCTCGACAAGAAGCGAGCAGCTTGAGAGCGCTTAGTATGGTACATTTATTGCTTAACTCTAAATAGCGCGAATTGGTAGAGACAATCTCTAGTTTTTGGCGTGCTGAGCGAGTGTAGATTAATGGTTGATGTTGTGAGGTGTGGGGTGATCAAGTTATATAAATCAGTAGGTTGGGTTGGTATATCGTTATGCGCCATCACCTTTAATAGCGAGGCTGCAATGCGGCAATACGCTGCCGAAGCTGATTCATCACATTGGAATGTTGACCAAAACAATCGTTTGAGTTGTGCGCTTAATCATGAAGTCCCGTATTACGGTGAAGCTATATTTTCAAGTAATGCCAGTAAAAATAAAGACTTAACCTTTAACCTAGATATGATGGTACGTCCTGAAAGTTACGATTTTGCAGGACTTGAATCGGTGCCACCGCTTTGGCGAGCCGGCAAACCGGCAAGAAGTATCGGGCAAATGAAATTACTGAAAAAATTTGACGGTGAACTTGAAAATGACGTCGCGTGGCAGTTGCTGACTGAGCTTGAAAAGGGCTACTTTCCTACTTTTTATTATAAAGATTGGCACAACGACGTAGATAAAATCTCGGTTTCTTTGTCGTCAGTGAACTTTAAACAGGCATATTGGGCGTTCTTACAATGTCGCGATAACTTGTTGCCATATAGCTTTGAAGACATTGCTTTTACGGTGATGAATTACAAGAAAAACTCCAGCGAACTGACAAAATCGTCACGTAAACGCTTGGATATGATCGGCGAATATCTTAAAAATGACCCGAAAATTGAGCAAATTTATATTTCGGCCTATAGCGATAGTTATGGCGGCCGTGATACCAACCTGAGGTTGTCAAAGAAACGTGCCGAGGCGATTAAATCATATATGGCGAGCTTAGGGGTTGAAGAGAATAAGATTATGACCGATGGCTTTGGCGAAAAGCGCCATATTGATACCAACGACAATGCTATTGGTCGCGGTAAGAACCGTCGAGTCGTGATCCAAATTTCAAGACCTTGATGTTGGGGTTTTGGTTTTGTAGTTGGTTGTTGGTTGTTGGTTGTGGGGTTAAATTGTCGGCTTAAAAGCCGACCTACGAGCTGAGACACGGTGCTGATATCGGTTCTATTCTAATACCGTACTACATGACGCTTTTAATGCATTGGCATGACTGAGCTGATTGTGATAGGTGATGGTAATGGGCTGTGTGGTGTTTATCTCATAAGCCAGTGCTAAATCTAATTCTACGCTTTTACTTTGCCCTGCATTTAGGGTCATAAATTCATTGGCTGTCGGCGCGAGTCGTTTCGCCATGGGTCCTTGATAATTAAGTGGCTTGCCATTTTGTGTTACCTCTAAAAATTGGCTCCACCAGCCTTCAAAAGGGGTATGCCAAATTAGAAACTTTTCATCATTATGGCCTGCGTTGGTAAAAGTGAAATTAACGGGGTAGGTCATACCTGAGTCGGAACCCTTACTCACACTGCATTGAATGTTACTTTGTGCATTCATCGTTGCCTCTGATTTGGTGGTTGGGGCGGTGTCGTTGCAAGCTTGAAGCAGCATCGCAGCGGTGATCATCATTAGGGGTTTCAACATACTGTTTCTGAGCCTGTTGCCACGCTCATTCCTTTTTTATTTTCAACGTAAATACTTTGCACTATGCTGAGTATTACAGTCGAATAACGAATCGCATACTCTCATGACCAAAAATAATAACAAAGAGTTCAATTCTTTTGCATCGTTTTACCCCTATTACCTCGCGGAGCATAAAAACAAAACCTGCCGTCGCTTGCATTTTATCGGCTCAACCTTAGTGCTCTTGATTTTGCTCTTTGCGCTTGTCACGACACATTGGTCTTTACTGTGGTTGTTGCCAATCGCGGGTTATGGTTTTGCTTGGGTGGGGCATTTCTTTTTTGAAAAAAATAAGCCTGCGACATTTCAATATCCGCTGTATAGCTTGATGGGTGACTGGGTCATGTACAAGGATATTATCCGTGGTAAAGTACCTTGGTAAAGGAGACTCAGTAGATAATAAAAATGAATGTAAAACAAAGTGTTATAGCCATGAGTTGTGCCGTTTTATTGGCTGGTTGCCAAAGTGTCTCGGCCACTAGCACACGCACGCTGGCAACTTTTAGTGTAGATAATACCCAATGTTACGACCGCAAGACGCAGCCTAGTTATTTTGCCGTTGATTCTCATCACCATTTTCAGCCATTTAGGGGAGATGCGGTCCCGTTTGATAAGCTCGTTACTTGGGCAGAACGTGCGGGAGTGGTGTTTATCAATGTTTATGGCATTGGTCAAACTTACGAGCGAAGGCCTGACTGCTTTGGTGAGCGTGGTTGCTACAGCCAGTTGATTTCACCCAGCATTCAAAATGACTTTAAAAATGCAAGCAATTATCTTAAATATGGCGCAGATAACGTGCATATTACTTTGTCTATGACCTTTGCTGACTTGCATAAACCAGAGACTATTTTGCCAAAAATGGCACTTCTCGAAGACGAGTTTGGTGACTTATTTCGTTGGATGGGAGAAGTGAATTTAGTCAAAGCGGCGCACTTTGGTAATGGCCATCAAGCGGTAGATAAAGAGACTATCGCAAAATGGCAGCCATTTATGGCTGTGCTAAAAGAAAAGCGTATTCCGCTTGCTCTGCACGCTGACTTAGGCGATAACGCCGCGCCACTCAAATACTTGCCTTTGCTTGAGGAAGTGCTAAAGCGCTACCCAGAAAACGATATCATTTGGATGCACATGGGAGTCTCAAAAGAGTTAAACCAAATTGATCCAGAGCTGCACATAAACACCATGGAGCGGTTATTCTCCCAATATAAAAACCTAAAGGCCGATCTGTCATGGCGGATTTTGTACGACTATTACTTTAGCGACCCGAAAATTCAGGCGCAGTATGTTGAATTTATTAATGCCCATGCTGAGCGCTTTTTGCCAGGCAGTGATTTCGTCGCCAGTAAAAATAAACGCTTTTTCGATTACTTAGAAGAAGTCGATATCAATAGTCGAATTCTCGCCGAACTTGACGACAATGCCTTTCGTCGGATCGCCTTAGGTCAAAACTATTTTTCGCTTTTAGATTTACCTTATCGCGCGCCAGAGATCTGTATTATACCAATTGTATTAAGTAAATGAGCTATTTTGAAGCGGGTACCTTGGTAAAGGAGACTCAGTAGATAATAAAAATGAATGTAAAACAAAGTGTTATAGCCATGAGTTGTGCCGTTTTATTGGCTGGTTGCCAAAGTGTCTCGGCCACTAGCACACGCACGCTGGCAACTTTTAGTGTAGATAATACCCAATGTTACGACCGCAAGACGCAGCCTAGTTATTTTGCCGTTGATTCTCATCACCATTTTCAGCCATTTAGGGGAGATGCGGTCCCGTTTGATAAGCTCGTTACTTGGGCAGAACGTGCGGGAGTGGTGTTTATCAATGTTTATGGCATTGGTCAAACTTACGAGCGAAGGCCTGACTGCTTTGGTGAGCGTGGTTGCTACAGCCAGTTGATTTCACCCAGCATTCAAAATGACTTTAAAAATGCAAGCAATTATCTTAAATATGGCGCAGATAACGTGCATATTACTTTGTCTATGACCTTTGCTGACTTGCATAAACCAGAGACTATTTTGCCAAAAATGGCACTTCTCGAAGACGAGTTTGGTGACTTATTTCGTTGGATGGGAGAAGTGAATTTAGTCAAAGCGGCGCACTTTGGTAATGGCCATCAAGCGGTAGATAAAGAGACTATCGCAAAATGGCAGCCATTTATGGCTGTGCTAAAAGAAAAGCGTATTCCGCTTGCTCTGCACGCTGACTTAGGCGATAACGCCGCGCCA
Coding sequences within it:
- a CDS encoding substrate-binding periplasmic protein; its protein translation is MKYARSFLLCLFIAFLAFEASAKCDKTLRVGMNETQWPPYISRSGGNVSGIEINALNTLFNDSSYCLKYVFYPTSSRMLTELKTGKVDLVVAATKTATRAKFAYFTTPYRQEVMALFQHKDKPKIGGEVESLILAGNTFALNAGSYYGMAFEKLIQDLYNDQLVHLPNAARRFKMLSKQRVDYVVEDKLAGEHFIQTKEYTDVIYSGIDANKTPVSYMLSKVSLTTEDLENINRLIDLHQSELSNLFSFHQVPAPYS
- a CDS encoding CHASE domain-containing protein; the encoded protein is MSLANAHTVRQSRFLPLVAALLVLVGSMLYGLVLYEQEKEHHTEKVASALALRLDHVTEGVNERVTLYWYGILGLRTAIYANQQHSFDYQAMQRYIDSFDFQAEYPGARGVGIIKYVPIDNVSNFVRQAQAERTDRTFSIKTLNPHNTSKFVIQYIEPEVNNDKAVGLDIGSEASRRTAAIEAATANEPRLTAPITLVQADNKIKYGFLILAPIYTSIGMAANEESRLENLVGWTYSPLLIDEILSTLLSFRQDVSIQISDVTNNDENTPFYQALKEDVKELDNSVAKQVNLFGRTWEVKIWPTPQFIRSLNLVSPNTILQVALLVSALLAIITYILLLSFTRQRLAEKEKLAAEEERAQSLAKLNSSLEQEVKARTKEIVKYSQLHTSIVEGSGYAIVATDPDGIITQFNPAAERLLGYKKDELIGKSSPAIFHLEEEVVARAKTLTEELGRVIEPGFEVFVAKAKQGVVDTSRWTYVTKQNQYVQIKLNVTTLTDERGNIDGFLGIALDLTEQLKHERELSHAKEAAEQAAKAKAVFLANMSHEIRTPMNGLYGTLQLLKSEPLNSTATNLLEKATYSVKALNTIINDILDFSKIEAGRIELEERPFNIEVLVEHLRSDFLVLAKNKGLKLKIHVELEHKFWLGDEVRVRQVLLNLLSNSIKFTETGSIITHIKPLQNDSGMLITVADTGIGMTEATINKLFSRFEQADKSTTRKFGGTGLGLSITRSLIDLMGGTIKVESTVGKGSLFSIELPMQKSEITSEQPTTDQLTAADLSGTSILLAEDNPVNQLVVRSMISKANGDIAIANNGKESIEQFELNKPDLILMDIQMPEMDGVEACKRLKSKDPNIPIIALTANAFPEDKALYERVGFDGYVAKPIEQLELINTIATVLAHSRNMQ
- a CDS encoding Card1-like endonuclease domain-containing protein — encoded protein: MTKHVHLSFIDTNFINTLTPVLDHNIDSDEILYLIESQQQQNLEDIKRVLGPRGVKVHHAFIPTSRDSDTLIDSFHQLIDTLISEQPDTQFVFNASCGDRQHLLAMYEVIRAYPIECFIIEPERDELHWLVPTERANTILADKLKISDFFNLIDGDITEIANEGVVDIRYRQLGAKWATSQTDYSHALAQLNYLAASSEDNALISEPLSRSQMNSPSLQTLIDDLEDANIAIRQDDKLKFANEGARFFANGGWLEEYVYATLLSLKKELTILQDVAQGVAIKRRVGQGYVNNELDIVALANNKLHLIECKTKKFSKGEGNQVIYKLDSLSELFGGVQARGLLVSYQGIRTSERLRAKALEIGLICEDDLGQLKDRLRNWLRGA
- a CDS encoding tetratricopeptide repeat protein, whose product is MRQNVVGVCLVRFLLFVTCTFYFCQHALAKDFSYFESKLDEASDYLTVNPAQSLIILDGLDQLQDVPVPLFIQWHLLSARASVPTNKVDRLYTSINAAFLYPDDMFFKANLPTILSALGIWLRRQEYLDDADTSLKCAYKYAENDRQRLTLTNSMALVARNQDDYQKARTLYAKARKLAEELKQTPVLAMIESNLGSLALDQGRIFEAEQYFRHALLGYQAVDKRSGQISAGINLMFVFLIQKQIVNYERLQGPTSTLTTAFPNESKQAWLQWLEARYKQLEGEMPNQNTKQALQLAYTQLESDKVKLLVHRYLAKELGVEVTAPLPITAKSFSSPWFDKVKQCSW